The proteins below are encoded in one region of Pseudomonas putida NBRC 14164:
- the hisC gene encoding histidinol-phosphate transaminase, with translation MSRFWSPFVKDLVPYVPGEQPKLARLVKLNTNENPYGPSPKALEAMRGELNDNLRLYPDPNGDRLKQAVAEYYGVTPGQVFVGNGSDEVLAHIFHGLFQHDAPLLFPDISYSFYPVYCGLYGIAFEQVALDEKFQIRIEDYNKPNAGIIFPNPNAPTGCLMPLQAVEQLLQANRDSVVVVDEAYIDFGGETAISLVDRYDNLLVTQTLSKSRSLAGLRVGLAVGHPDLIEALERIKNSFNSYPLDRAAIVGAAVAFEDREYFEQTCRKVIDSREVLVGQLEAKGFEVLPSAANFIFARHPQQDAGELAARLREQGVIVRHFKQPRIAQFLRITIGTPEMNQALLDALN, from the coding sequence ATGAGTCGATTCTGGAGCCCCTTCGTCAAGGATTTGGTGCCTTACGTGCCGGGCGAGCAACCCAAGCTGGCCCGTCTGGTCAAGCTCAACACCAACGAAAACCCCTACGGCCCGTCGCCCAAGGCGCTGGAGGCCATGCGTGGCGAGCTGAACGACAACCTGCGCCTGTACCCGGACCCTAACGGCGACCGGCTGAAGCAGGCGGTTGCCGAGTACTACGGCGTAACCCCGGGGCAGGTGTTTGTCGGCAACGGCTCGGACGAGGTGCTTGCGCACATTTTCCACGGCCTGTTCCAGCACGATGCACCGCTGCTGTTCCCGGACATCAGCTACAGCTTCTACCCGGTCTATTGCGGCCTGTACGGTATTGCCTTCGAGCAGGTGGCGCTGGATGAGAAGTTCCAGATCCGCATCGAGGACTACAACAAGCCCAACGCCGGCATCATCTTCCCCAACCCCAACGCGCCGACTGGCTGCCTGATGCCGCTGCAGGCGGTGGAGCAGTTGCTGCAGGCCAACCGTGACTCGGTGGTGGTGGTCGACGAGGCCTACATCGATTTCGGTGGCGAGACGGCCATCAGCCTGGTGGACCGCTATGACAACCTGCTGGTGACCCAGACCCTGTCGAAGTCGCGCTCCCTGGCCGGCCTGCGGGTTGGCCTGGCGGTCGGGCACCCGGACCTGATCGAGGCGCTGGAGCGGATCAAGAACAGCTTCAACTCCTACCCGCTGGACCGTGCGGCGATCGTTGGCGCGGCGGTGGCGTTTGAAGACCGCGAGTACTTCGAGCAAACCTGCCGCAAGGTGATCGACAGCCGCGAAGTGCTGGTCGGGCAGCTTGAGGCCAAGGGCTTCGAGGTACTGCCTTCGGCCGCCAACTTCATCTTCGCGCGCCACCCGCAGCAGGATGCCGGCGAGCTGGCTGCACGTCTGCGCGAGCAAGGTGTGATCGTGCGCCACTTCAAGCAACCACGCATTGCTCAGTTCCTGCGTATTACCATCGGTACGCCAGAGATGAACCAGGCGCTGCTCGATGCGTTGAACTGA
- the hisD gene encoding histidinol dehydrogenase: MTVSTAIARLNAADPDFARHLDHLLSWESVSDDAVNQRVLDIIKGVRERGDAALVEFTQRFDGVAANSIDDLILGRERLELALTRITPVQREALEKAANRVRMYHERQKQDSWQYTEADGTVLGQKVTPLDRAGLYVPGGKASYPSSVLMNAIPAKVAGVAEVVMVVPTPRGEVNELVLAAACIAGVDRVFTVGGAQAVAALAYGTESVPQVDKIVGPGNIYVATAKRHVFGQVGIDMIAGPSEILVVCDGQTDPDWIAMDLFSQAEHDEDAQAILVSPDAAFLDRVAASIDKLMPTMERADIIEKSINGRGALIQVRDMQQAMDVANRIAPEHLELSVADPQAWLPHIRHAGAIFMGRHTSEALGDYCAGPNHVLPTSGTARFSSPLGVYDFQKRSSIIFCSEQGASELGHTASVLARGESLTAHARSAEYRILTQEKGN; the protein is encoded by the coding sequence ATGACCGTGTCCACTGCAATTGCCCGTCTCAACGCTGCTGATCCGGATTTCGCCCGACATCTGGATCATCTGCTGAGCTGGGAAAGTGTGTCCGATGACGCGGTCAACCAGCGCGTGCTCGACATCATCAAGGGCGTGCGCGAGCGCGGCGATGCGGCACTGGTGGAGTTCACCCAGCGTTTCGACGGCGTTGCCGCCAACAGCATCGATGACCTGATCCTTGGTCGCGAGCGCCTTGAACTGGCCCTGACCCGCATTACCCCGGTGCAGCGTGAAGCCCTGGAAAAGGCCGCCAACCGTGTGCGCATGTACCACGAGCGGCAGAAGCAGGACTCCTGGCAGTACACCGAGGCCGACGGCACGGTGCTGGGCCAGAAGGTCACCCCGCTGGACCGTGCAGGCCTGTACGTGCCGGGCGGCAAGGCGTCGTACCCGTCGTCGGTGCTGATGAACGCCATTCCGGCCAAGGTTGCCGGCGTGGCCGAAGTGGTGATGGTAGTGCCGACCCCACGTGGTGAGGTCAACGAACTGGTGCTAGCCGCCGCCTGCATCGCCGGCGTCGACCGCGTGTTCACCGTCGGTGGTGCGCAAGCTGTCGCAGCGCTGGCCTACGGCACCGAAAGCGTACCGCAGGTGGACAAGATTGTCGGCCCTGGCAACATCTACGTGGCCACTGCCAAGCGCCACGTGTTTGGCCAGGTAGGCATCGACATGATCGCCGGCCCGTCGGAAATCCTCGTGGTGTGTGACGGCCAGACCGACCCGGACTGGATCGCCATGGACCTGTTCTCCCAGGCCGAGCACGACGAGGATGCCCAGGCCATCCTGGTCAGCCCGGATGCCGCGTTCCTCGACCGCGTTGCCGCCAGCATCGACAAGCTGATGCCGACCATGGAGCGTGCCGATATCATCGAGAAATCGATCAACGGCCGCGGCGCGCTGATCCAGGTGCGGGACATGCAACAGGCCATGGATGTGGCCAACCGCATCGCCCCGGAACACCTGGAGCTGTCGGTGGCCGACCCGCAAGCCTGGTTGCCGCACATTCGCCACGCTGGCGCGATCTTCATGGGCCGGCACACCAGCGAAGCGCTGGGCGACTACTGCGCCGGCCCCAACCACGTGCTGCCTACCTCCGGCACCGCGCGTTTCTCGTCGCCGCTGGGGGTGTATGACTTCCAGAAGCGTTCGTCGATCATCTTCTGTTCCGAGCAGGGCGCGTCCGAGCTGGGCCACACCGCGTCTGTGCTGGCCCGCGGCGAGTCGCTGACCGCCCACGCCCGCAGCGCTGAATACCGTATCCTGACCCAAGAGAAGGGGAACTGA
- the hisG gene encoding ATP phosphoribosyltransferase translates to MLTIALSKGRILDDTLPLLAEAGIVPTENPDKSRKLIIPTTQDDVRLLIVRATDVPTYVEHGAADLGVAGKDVLMEYGGQGMYEPLDLQIAQCKLMTAGVVGAAEPKGRLRVATKFVNVAKRYYAEQGRQVDIIKLYGSMELAPLINLADKIIDVVDTGNTLRANGLEPQDLIATISSRLVVNKASMKMQHARIQSLIDTLRNAVESRHRG, encoded by the coding sequence ATGTTGACCATCGCGCTTTCCAAAGGCCGTATTCTCGACGACACCCTGCCGTTGCTGGCCGAGGCCGGTATCGTGCCGACCGAGAACCCGGACAAGAGCCGCAAACTGATCATCCCCACCACGCAGGACGATGTGCGCCTGCTGATCGTGCGTGCCACCGACGTGCCGACCTATGTCGAGCATGGTGCCGCCGACCTGGGTGTGGCCGGCAAGGACGTGCTGATGGAGTACGGCGGCCAGGGTATGTACGAACCCCTGGACCTGCAGATTGCCCAATGCAAGCTGATGACTGCCGGCGTGGTCGGCGCAGCCGAGCCCAAGGGCCGCCTGCGCGTGGCCACCAAGTTCGTCAACGTAGCCAAGCGCTACTACGCCGAACAGGGCCGCCAGGTCGACATCATCAAGCTGTACGGCTCGATGGAACTGGCACCGCTGATCAACCTCGCCGACAAGATCATCGACGTGGTCGACACCGGCAACACCCTGCGTGCCAACGGCCTGGAACCCCAGGACCTGATCGCCACGATCAGCTCGCGCCTGGTGGTCAACAAGGCCTCCATGAAAATGCAGCATGCCCGTATCCAGAGCCTGATCGACACACTGCGTAACGCGGTCGAATCGCGACACCGCGGCTGA
- a CDS encoding alkaline phosphatase family protein — translation MRLASLLLMLFLAMLPGCDPARHPSRPKALLIGLDGVQLEQYLLLGDATNLNQRLYYGKAYAGGINGRASEQPTLSGPGWVTLLTGVWSNKHGVDSDTESLRVDPAFPSLFKRLRLAMPNAYLSSVVGWSPLNTAFLLEDAHGADVRESGLSDARVIERTLQILANTPADFTFIQLDAADQVGHDSGFGDHYQQALRTLDSQIGHLLDKVDERRRLHPQEDWLVIVSTDHGRDYWGKGHGSASEQEKSIFIASNKPLNQELTELSIPAEMPGPNNLYGLPAQTSVAPTVLRHMGLTLQPEWLLDGTPLLGKTGARKARADEHKGRLRWNSNATGYLTILKNGQVVAQVPARDGQWTDPQGMERQNDYVLVLDGTPTAVRNRPAAKAIVIEESSY, via the coding sequence ATGCGACTGGCGAGCCTGCTGTTAATGCTGTTTCTGGCAATGCTGCCGGGTTGCGATCCGGCCAGACACCCCAGCCGCCCCAAAGCCTTGCTCATCGGGCTGGACGGGGTGCAGTTGGAGCAATACCTGCTGTTGGGCGACGCCACCAACCTGAATCAACGGCTGTATTACGGCAAGGCCTACGCTGGCGGAATCAACGGCAGGGCCAGTGAGCAGCCTACCTTGAGTGGCCCGGGCTGGGTCACGCTGCTTACCGGCGTCTGGAGCAACAAGCATGGCGTCGACTCGGATACCGAGTCGTTGCGGGTAGATCCGGCGTTTCCCAGCCTGTTCAAACGGCTGCGCCTGGCCATGCCCAACGCTTACCTGTCCAGTGTGGTGGGTTGGTCACCGCTGAACACGGCATTCCTGCTGGAAGATGCCCATGGTGCCGATGTACGCGAGAGTGGTTTGTCAGATGCGCGGGTAATTGAGCGAACGCTGCAAATCCTTGCCAACACGCCCGCCGACTTCACATTCATTCAGCTGGATGCGGCAGACCAGGTCGGGCACGACAGTGGCTTTGGCGATCACTATCAGCAGGCGTTGCGCACACTCGATAGCCAGATCGGGCATTTGCTGGACAAGGTCGACGAACGCCGCCGCCTGCACCCGCAGGAAGACTGGCTGGTGATCGTCAGCACAGACCATGGGCGCGATTACTGGGGGAAAGGCCATGGCAGCGCTTCGGAGCAGGAAAAGAGCATCTTCATCGCCAGCAACAAGCCGCTGAATCAGGAGCTGACCGAGTTGAGCATTCCTGCGGAAATGCCAGGGCCCAACAACCTGTACGGCCTTCCCGCGCAGACTTCGGTGGCACCCACTGTGCTACGCCACATGGGCCTGACGCTGCAGCCAGAATGGCTACTGGATGGCACGCCTTTGCTGGGTAAAACCGGTGCGCGCAAGGCTCGAGCCGATGAACACAAGGGACGGTTGCGCTGGAACAGCAATGCCACTGGCTACCTGACGATTCTGAAGAACGGGCAAGTGGTTGCACAGGTACCGGCCAGGGACGGGCAATGGACTGATCCGCAGGGGATGGAAAGGCAGAACGATTACGTGCTGGTGCTTGATGGCACGCCGACGGCGGTGCGCAACCGGCCAGCGGCCAAGGCAATTGTTATCGAAGAGAGCAGCTATTAA
- a CDS encoding CynX/NimT family MFS transporter, protein MAESITRNNPRNERDLDELLIDAEADDEQVQQQPVVLRRPWLLLLGLVLVALNLRPALSSMAPVLGQVAEGLGLSASQAGLLTTLPVLCLGLFAPLAPVLARRFGSERVILGILVTLALGIMVRSAFGAIGVFLGSLMAGASIGIIGVLLPGIVKRDFPQHAGTLTGVYTMALCLGAAMAAGATVPLAQHFDGSWALGLGFWVLPALLAMLVWLPQARQGHGLHKVAYRVRGLWRDPLAWQVTLYMGLQSSLAYIVFGWLPSILIGRGLSPTEAGLVLSGSVIVQLVSSLSAPWLATRGKDQRLAIVLVMLITLAGLFGCLYAPVSGLWGWAVVLGLGQGGTFALALTLIVLRSKDAHVAANLSSMAQGVGYTLASMGPFAVGLVHDLTGGWAAVGWIFAVLGVGAIVFGLGAGRALHVQVTSEKV, encoded by the coding sequence ATGGCTGAATCCATCACCCGTAACAACCCGCGCAACGAGCGGGATCTCGATGAGCTGCTGATCGACGCTGAGGCGGACGACGAGCAGGTGCAGCAACAGCCTGTGGTATTGCGGCGGCCCTGGCTGTTGTTGCTTGGCCTGGTGCTGGTGGCATTGAACCTGCGCCCTGCATTGTCGAGCATGGCGCCGGTGCTGGGGCAGGTTGCCGAAGGCCTGGGGCTGAGTGCTTCGCAGGCCGGGTTGCTGACTACCTTGCCGGTGCTGTGCCTGGGGCTGTTCGCCCCACTGGCGCCGGTACTGGCGCGGCGTTTTGGCAGCGAGCGGGTGATCCTGGGCATCCTCGTCACCCTGGCGCTGGGCATCATGGTGCGAAGCGCCTTTGGGGCCATCGGGGTGTTTCTGGGCAGCCTGATGGCGGGGGCCAGCATCGGAATTATCGGCGTGCTGTTGCCGGGTATCGTCAAGCGCGACTTCCCGCAGCACGCTGGCACACTGACCGGTGTGTACACCATGGCGTTGTGCCTGGGCGCAGCGATGGCAGCCGGTGCCACCGTACCTTTGGCCCAACATTTTGACGGCAGCTGGGCGCTGGGGTTGGGCTTCTGGGTGCTACCGGCCCTGCTGGCCATGCTGGTGTGGCTGCCGCAGGCCCGCCAGGGGCACGGCCTGCACAAGGTGGCCTATCGCGTGCGTGGCCTGTGGCGTGACCCGCTGGCCTGGCAGGTGACCCTTTACATGGGCCTGCAGTCATCGCTGGCTTACATCGTGTTCGGCTGGTTGCCATCCATCCTCATCGGTCGCGGCCTGAGCCCGACCGAGGCGGGGCTGGTGTTGTCAGGGTCGGTGATCGTGCAGCTGGTCAGCTCCCTGAGTGCGCCTTGGCTGGCCACCCGCGGCAAGGACCAGCGGCTGGCGATCGTGCTGGTCATGCTGATTACCCTGGCTGGCCTGTTCGGTTGCCTGTATGCACCGGTGTCGGGGCTGTGGGGATGGGCCGTGGTGTTGGGCCTGGGGCAGGGCGGAACCTTTGCCCTGGCGCTGACCTTGATCGTGCTGCGCTCGAAAGATGCCCATGTGGCCGCGAACCTGTCGAGCATGGCCCAGGGAGTAGGTTATACCCTGGCGTCGATGGGGCCGTTCGCGGTGGGCCTGGTGCATGACCTGACAGGGGGCTGGGCGGCAGTAGGGTGGATTTTTGCTGTGCTGGGGGTAGGTGCAATCGTGTTCGGGCTGGGTGCCGGGCGCGCGTTGCATGTGCAGGTGACCAGCGAAAAAGTTTGA
- a CDS encoding GIY-YIG nuclease family protein → MSDAVETVVGKPWYVYLVRAANGSLYCGISDDPQRRFTAHQKGQGARYFKTSPAQALVYVEQWPDKGEALRQERLVKRLRKSAKEALVASFSGLGGISPCAASADPPGL, encoded by the coding sequence GTGAGTGATGCCGTTGAGACGGTTGTTGGCAAACCCTGGTATGTCTACCTGGTAAGGGCTGCCAACGGCTCGCTGTACTGTGGCATCAGTGATGACCCGCAGCGCCGGTTTACCGCGCATCAGAAAGGGCAGGGCGCGCGTTACTTCAAGACCAGCCCGGCCCAGGCGCTGGTGTATGTCGAGCAATGGCCGGACAAAGGCGAAGCGTTGCGCCAGGAGCGGTTGGTGAAGCGGCTGCGCAAGTCGGCGAAGGAGGCGCTGGTGGCCTCCTTCAGCGGCCTTGGAGGTATCAGTCCTTGCGCCGCTTCAGCTGATCCACCAGGGTTGTAG
- the murA gene encoding UDP-N-acetylglucosamine 1-carboxyvinyltransferase: MDKLIITGGARLDGEIRISGAKNAALPILAATLLADGPVTVGNLPHLHDITTMIELFGRMGIEPVIDEKLSVEIDPRTIKTLVAPYELVKTMRASILVLGPMVARFGEAEVALPGGCAIGSRPVDLHIRGLEAMGAKIEVEGGYIKAKAPEGGLRGAHFFFDTVSVTGTENIMMAAALAKGRSVLQNAAREPEVVDLANFINAMGGNVQGAGTDTITIDGVERLHSATYRVMPDRIETGTYLVAAAVTGGRVKVKDTDPTILEAVLEKLKESGADINVGEDWIELDMHGKRPKAVNLRTAPYPAFPTDMQAQFISLNAIAEGTGAVIETIFENRFMHVYEMHRMGAQIQVEGNTAIVTGVKSLKGAPVMATDLRASASLVLSALVAEGDTLIDRIYHIDRGYECIEEKLQMLGAKIRRVPG; the protein is encoded by the coding sequence ATGGACAAACTGATTATTACTGGCGGCGCTCGCCTTGACGGCGAGATCCGTATTTCGGGCGCGAAGAACGCAGCCCTGCCGATTCTGGCGGCGACCCTGCTGGCCGATGGCCCGGTCACCGTGGGCAACCTGCCGCACCTGCACGACATCACCACCATGATCGAGCTGTTCGGCCGCATGGGCATCGAGCCTGTGATCGACGAAAAGCTGTCGGTGGAGATTGACCCACGCACCATCAAGACCTTGGTTGCGCCTTACGAGCTGGTCAAGACCATGCGCGCCTCGATCCTGGTACTGGGCCCGATGGTTGCCCGTTTCGGCGAAGCCGAAGTGGCCCTGCCTGGCGGTTGCGCGATTGGTTCGCGCCCGGTCGACCTGCACATCCGCGGCCTCGAGGCCATGGGCGCGAAGATCGAAGTGGAAGGTGGCTACATCAAGGCCAAGGCGCCTGAGGGTGGCCTGCGCGGCGCGCACTTCTTCTTCGACACCGTCAGCGTCACTGGTACCGAGAACATCATGATGGCCGCTGCCCTGGCCAAGGGCCGCAGCGTGTTGCAGAACGCCGCACGTGAGCCTGAAGTGGTCGACCTGGCCAACTTCATCAATGCCATGGGCGGCAATGTCCAGGGCGCGGGTACCGACACCATCACCATCGATGGCGTCGAGCGCCTGCACTCGGCCACCTACCGCGTGATGCCGGACCGCATCGAGACAGGTACCTACCTGGTCGCTGCTGCCGTCACCGGTGGCCGCGTCAAGGTCAAGGACACCGACCCGACCATCCTTGAAGCCGTACTGGAAAAACTCAAGGAGTCCGGTGCCGACATCAACGTCGGCGAAGACTGGATCGAGCTGGACATGCACGGCAAGCGGCCGAAAGCCGTCAACCTGCGTACCGCCCCGTACCCGGCGTTCCCGACCGACATGCAGGCGCAGTTCATTTCGCTGAACGCCATTGCCGAAGGCACTGGCGCGGTGATCGAGACCATCTTCGAAAACCGCTTCATGCACGTTTACGAAATGCACCGCATGGGCGCGCAGATCCAGGTCGAAGGCAACACTGCCATCGTCACTGGCGTCAAGTCGCTCAAAGGCGCACCGGTCATGGCCACCGACCTGCGTGCTTCCGCCAGCCTGGTGCTGTCGGCGCTGGTTGCAGAAGGCGATACCCTGATCGACCGCATCTACCACATCGACCGTGGTTACGAGTGCATCGAAGAGAAACTGCAGATGCTCGGCGCAAAAATCCGCCGCGTACCGGGCTGA
- the yejK gene encoding nucleoid-associated protein YejK, translating to MPIRHCIVHLIDKKPDGSPAVLHARDAELAASDAIENLLADLNDSYNAKQGKAWGFFHGESGAYPLSGWLKQYLDEEKDFTAFSRVAVEHLQKLMEESNLSTGGHTLFAHYQQGMTEYLAIALLHHSEGVAVNAELDVTPSRHLDLGQLHLAARINLSEWKNNKNSKQYISFIKGKNGKKVSDYFRDFIGCQEGVDGPGETRTLLRAFSDFVESEDLPEESAREKTQTLVEYATSQTKMGEPVTLEELSSLIDEDRPKAFYDHIRNKDYGLSPEIPADKRTLNQFRRFTGRAEGLSISFEAHLLGDKVEYDEEAGTLIIKGLPTTLVDQLKRRKD from the coding sequence ATGCCAATCCGTCATTGCATCGTTCACCTGATCGACAAAAAGCCTGATGGCAGCCCTGCTGTATTGCACGCCCGCGACGCCGAGCTGGCGGCTTCCGACGCCATCGAAAACCTGCTGGCTGACCTCAACGACAGTTACAACGCCAAGCAAGGCAAGGCCTGGGGGTTCTTCCACGGTGAGTCCGGGGCGTATCCGCTGAGCGGCTGGCTGAAGCAGTACCTCGACGAGGAAAAGGACTTCACCGCATTCAGCCGCGTGGCAGTGGAGCACCTGCAAAAGCTGATGGAAGAGTCCAACCTGTCTACTGGCGGCCACACCCTTTTTGCTCACTACCAGCAAGGCATGACCGAATACCTGGCGATTGCCCTGCTGCACCACAGTGAAGGCGTGGCGGTGAACGCCGAGCTTGATGTGACCCCTTCGCGCCACCTTGACCTTGGCCAGTTGCACCTGGCAGCGCGCATCAACCTGTCGGAGTGGAAGAACAACAAGAATTCCAAGCAGTACATTTCGTTCATCAAAGGCAAGAACGGCAAAAAGGTCTCGGACTATTTCCGCGACTTCATCGGCTGCCAGGAAGGCGTCGACGGCCCGGGCGAAACCCGCACCCTGCTCAGGGCCTTCAGTGACTTCGTCGAGAGCGAAGACTTGCCCGAAGAGTCCGCCCGCGAAAAGACCCAGACCCTGGTCGAATACGCGACTAGCCAGACCAAAATGGGCGAACCGGTAACGCTGGAAGAACTGTCCAGCCTGATCGACGAGGACCGGCCAAAGGCGTTCTACGACCATATCCGCAACAAGGATTACGGCCTGTCGCCGGAAATTCCCGCAGACAAGCGCACCCTCAACCAGTTCCGCCGCTTCACCGGGCGTGCCGAGGGGCTGTCGATCAGCTTCGAGGCGCACTTGCTGGGCGACAAGGTGGAGTATGACGAAGAGGCGGGGACCTTGATCATCAAGGGCTTGCCTACAACCCTGGTGGATCAGCTGAAGCGGCGCAAGGACTGA
- a CDS encoding nuclear transport factor 2 family protein: MSDANRDLITRFYQAFQRLDAEGMVACYSDDIVFSDPVFGTLRGKDAGDMWRMLTTRAKDFTLAFDSVRADERSGGAHWVATYLFSQTGRIVVNDIQARFVIRDGLICQHDDTFDLWRWSRQALGVPGMLLGWSPLVQNKVRLQAFKGLRAFQQAQGE; encoded by the coding sequence ATGAGTGACGCCAACCGCGACCTGATCACCCGCTTCTACCAGGCCTTCCAGCGCCTGGACGCCGAGGGCATGGTGGCTTGCTACAGCGACGATATCGTTTTCAGCGACCCGGTTTTCGGTACCCTGCGCGGCAAGGATGCGGGGGACATGTGGCGGATGCTCACCACCCGCGCCAAAGACTTCACGCTGGCATTCGACAGTGTGCGCGCCGACGAGCGCAGCGGCGGCGCGCACTGGGTGGCGACCTACCTGTTCAGCCAGACCGGCCGTATTGTGGTCAACGACATCCAGGCCCGCTTTGTGATCCGCGATGGGCTGATCTGCCAGCATGACGACACCTTCGACCTGTGGCGCTGGTCGCGGCAGGCGTTGGGTGTGCCGGGTATGTTGCTGGGCTGGTCGCCACTGGTGCAGAACAAAGTACGCCTGCAGGCATTCAAGGGATTGCGCGCTTTCCAGCAGGCCCAAGGTGAGTGA
- a CDS encoding HU family DNA-binding protein, translating into MALTKDQLIADIAESIAAPKATAKNALEQLGQIVADQLENGAEITLPGIGKLKVSERPARTGRNPSTGAAIEIAAKKVVKFVPAKVLTDAINK; encoded by the coding sequence ATGGCATTGACCAAAGACCAACTGATTGCCGACATCGCCGAATCGATCGCCGCGCCAAAAGCCACCGCTAAAAACGCTCTGGAGCAACTGGGCCAGATCGTTGCCGACCAACTGGAAAACGGCGCTGAAATCACTCTGCCAGGCATCGGCAAGCTGAAAGTCTCCGAGCGTCCTGCCCGTACCGGCCGCAACCCTTCGACTGGCGCTGCCATCGAAATCGCTGCCAAGAAAGTCGTCAAGTTCGTTCCAGCCAAAGTGCTGACCGATGCCATCAACAAGTAA
- the rlmF gene encoding 23S rRNA (adenine(1618)-N(6))-methyltransferase RlmF has product MTQDKPTLHPRNRHQGRYDFPSLIKAHPDLARFTITNPHGKPSIDFANPEAVRVFNRALLKAQYGIQHWDIPADYLCPPIPGRADYIHVAADLLADDNAGEIPKGAQVRALDIGVGANCIYPLLGYSDYRWRFLGSDIDPVALASAKAIVQANGLGKAITLRQQANRAHILSGLLQDDDRFDLTLCNPPFHASREEATRGSQRKWKNLGKQDPKRKLPVLNFGGQNNELWCEGGEIRFVTQLVGESVQYAKRVLWFTSLVSKASNLPGIDAALKKAGAKAVRIIEMGQGQKQSRMVAWSFHDDAARQAWHAQRKSQA; this is encoded by the coding sequence ATGACCCAAGACAAACCCACCCTGCACCCGCGCAACCGCCACCAGGGCCGTTACGACTTCCCCAGCCTGATCAAGGCCCACCCTGACCTGGCGCGCTTCACCATCACCAACCCCCATGGCAAACCCAGCATCGACTTCGCCAACCCCGAAGCCGTGCGGGTGTTCAACCGCGCCCTGCTCAAGGCCCAGTACGGCATCCAGCACTGGGACATCCCCGCCGATTACCTGTGCCCACCCATTCCCGGTCGCGCCGACTACATCCACGTGGCCGCCGACCTGTTGGCCGACGACAATGCGGGTGAGATCCCCAAGGGCGCCCAGGTGCGTGCGCTGGATATCGGCGTTGGCGCCAACTGCATCTACCCGCTGCTGGGCTACAGCGACTACCGCTGGCGTTTTCTCGGCTCGGACATCGACCCCGTGGCCCTGGCCTCGGCCAAAGCCATCGTCCAGGCCAATGGCCTGGGCAAGGCGATCACCCTGCGCCAGCAGGCCAACCGCGCGCATATCCTCAGCGGCTTGCTGCAGGACGACGACCGCTTCGACCTGACCCTGTGCAACCCGCCCTTCCATGCCTCGCGCGAGGAAGCCACCCGCGGCAGCCAGCGCAAGTGGAAAAACCTCGGCAAGCAGGACCCCAAGCGCAAGCTGCCGGTGCTGAACTTCGGGGGCCAGAACAATGAATTGTGGTGCGAAGGCGGCGAAATCCGCTTTGTCACCCAACTGGTTGGCGAAAGCGTGCAGTACGCCAAACGGGTGCTGTGGTTTACCAGCCTGGTGTCCAAGGCCAGCAACCTGCCGGGGATAGACGCTGCGTTGAAAAAGGCCGGTGCCAAGGCCGTACGCATCATCGAGATGGGCCAGGGGCAGAAACAGAGCCGCATGGTCGCCTGGAGCTTCCATGACGACGCCGCGCGCCAGGCCTGGCACGCCCAGCGTAAATCACAGGCATGA
- a CDS encoding FadR/GntR family transcriptional regulator has product MSTELTKRSLVELAVERMRERIVLGDWQVGQRLPTEPELALQLGISRNTVREAMRVLAFSGLVEIRQGDGSYLRTAQDPLQAVQAMSRCTPEQARETRHILEAEAIGLAALRRTDADLQALREALAGSAGHFHGNVDAYVACDLVFHQRLVDAAHNPALSELYRYFSGVVAAALQHNMATVPRCQATFDLHGQILDAIEQRDAERAKRLSRTLIES; this is encoded by the coding sequence ATGAGCACTGAGTTGACCAAGCGTTCCCTGGTCGAACTGGCCGTGGAGCGCATGCGCGAGCGCATCGTGTTGGGCGACTGGCAAGTCGGCCAGCGTTTGCCCACCGAGCCGGAACTGGCCCTTCAGCTGGGCATTAGCCGCAACACTGTGCGTGAGGCCATGCGCGTGCTGGCGTTCAGTGGCCTGGTGGAAATTCGTCAGGGCGACGGCAGCTACCTGCGTACGGCCCAGGACCCATTGCAGGCGGTGCAGGCAATGTCCCGCTGCACCCCCGAGCAGGCCCGTGAAACCCGCCATATCCTCGAAGCCGAGGCCATTGGCCTGGCGGCGTTGCGCCGCACGGATGCCGACCTGCAAGCGCTGCGCGAGGCCCTGGCCGGCAGTGCCGGGCACTTCCACGGGAATGTCGATGCCTATGTGGCGTGTGACCTGGTGTTTCACCAGCGGCTGGTCGATGCCGCCCACAATCCGGCATTGAGCGAGCTGTACCGGTACTTTTCCGGGGTGGTGGCTGCCGCTCTTCAGCACAACATGGCGACCGTGCCCCGTTGCCAGGCCACGTTCGATCTGCATGGGCAGATCCTCGATGCCATCGAACAACGTGATGCGGAGCGGGCCAAGCGCCTGAGCCGTACCCTCATCGAATCCTGA